The window TTCAATTTCAACTCATAAACATACAAATCACAGTACTGAAGCAGAGCATTCGAAACTCCAAAGACCTGAAACGTTTAGGAGTTTGGGACAAACCATAAACTAAAACAAAGTCAGTTTTAAAACAATCTGATTGATAAAGGCAGGCAAAAATTTTACAGACGGGGAAGATAATTGCGGATATGATCATGCTAGAAGGCTCGATAACTTTTTGGTGcgtgtttttgttgttgttttttatcAGTTTGTTTGTTGCCAGATCTAACAAGAGCATCCTCCTGATTGCTGCTGAGCCAATGATGCATTGGCATTGGAAGACTTGAGATTGACATCAACCATGTCCTCTTGCTTGGTTGAAGACAGTGTTTCCATACCGGGCAAAGCTGCTGCTATCTTACGGAATAGAGcctagtaataaataaaaagaaaacggGATGATTCTGGTTACTTAAAGAGTATCAAAGAGAAATCAATATGAATAAAGAGGACGCATAATTAGTCTTTAATAATCAGCAGATTAGTATTAAAACCTAGGTTAATTTACCTAATGATGGGACTACACAAGGTtagaaataaaatgaatatagcAGGATTTTGTTGTTGCTGTCCACCAACTACtctaaaaaaattgtgaagAGAAGATACTACTCCTGTTACCTTTATGTTGAAGCCTGCTTTGGCACTGGTTTCGATAAACATTACACTAAGCTCACGAGCCTTAGCTTCTGCTTCCTCTATCGACACTTGCCTGAGAAAACAAACAATTTATTAGAAAGGCCCCAGAGACAGTAACAAATAGTAGTACCATACACCGTTAGGTGTCAAGCGTGTTGACCACAAAGAAGCCTTTAAGATTAGTATGCAGTTGAGCATCAAATGATTTttccatttattattttgttgggAAGTTTGGGAACATACTCAATGCCACCCGAAAAATAAGACGTGGTTTACAAATGATTACTACTCTATTGTAAAAGGACACTCATTCGTCTAGGACACGTACTTACAAATTCGAACAGCGACTAAACAGTAGTTTGAAGTCTCAGTTACTGTTGAACAGTAATTTGCAGATGACGATTTAATAACAAATATGTAGAGGAAGGAAGAGATGGTAGAGATCATTATATACCTTTTGTCCACAAGGTCGGTTTTATTTCCCACAAGGACAACTATGACATCACTACCACGCTCTGTCCTAACCTCATCGATCCACTTAGTAGTGTTTAGGAAGGATTGCCTGCCTGAATAAACCGAAACGCGTTTACTCATAAGATTACTGAATATCACAGCCGCAACATATCAAGTAATGTATGTACTTGAGAAGTTTAAGAAGTAGATAAATAGCGAAGGTGCTACACATACTTGCAACATCGTAGACAATAACAGCAACAGAAGAGTCCCTGATATAGCTGGGAATAAGACTCCTGAATCTCTCTTGCCCAGCTGTATCCCTGCCATATGTTTTTCAGCTCTCAATGTCAATTACCAAACCATGATCTGCTATTTCATTCTCTTTAGtgttcaaaaattatattaaaaaaaaagggttttaGTTCATACCACAACTGCAGTCTGACAGTTCGATCTTCAAGGTACATTGTCTTTGATAGAAAATCAATACCAATCGTGGCCTGGagattacaaaaacaaaagaaaactacTGAGAAAAGGAAGAACATTGCGTATGATGATGATCACTTACTATCAAAATCTTAAACGTCATTTCTAGAAATCACAAGATCAGATGCTTTTCTCGTCTATTAACTGAGAACTACTTCATTTAGATGAGCAATGACAACAAGATCAGTGGTGAGCTAGTCAACCAACATAAACAAACTACTGAGAAAAGGAAGAACATTGCGTATAATGATGATCACTCACTATTAAAAGCTTAAACATAAagatcatattttaaaaaaatcaagatcagAAACAACGTACAACTACTGAGAAAAGGAAGAACATTTGCCTATAATGATGATCACTTACTATCAAAAGCTTAAACGTAAATGATCATATCTACAAATCAAGATCAAATGCTTTTCTTCGATTAGATAAACAATGACAACAAGATCACTGTGCGTTAGTCAAATTCCTTCTAACGTTTCAACGATCTTCAACGGTAGTGAACTCTCTCGAGCATGAACAACAACAAAGCCAAGATCACGAACTATGAGATCATAGCTATCTACAAATCAGATCACACCTAGCTTACAACAGAATCGAGGGCGCGAGATCAGGGAACCGTTCGTGAAGCTAGATCTCAGTATCTACAACCCTAGATAACGAGCGAACGTCGAGAGTAGATCGG is drawn from Brassica rapa cultivar Chiifu-401-42 chromosome A05, CAAS_Brap_v3.01, whole genome shotgun sequence and contains these coding sequences:
- the LOC103866816 gene encoding ras-related protein RABH1b, yielding MAPVSALAKYKLVFLGDQSVGKTSIITRFMYDKFDNTYQATIGIDFLSKTMYLEDRTVRLQLWDTAGQERFRSLIPSYIRDSSVAVIVYDVASRQSFLNTTKWIDEVRTERGSDVIVVLVGNKTDLVDKRQVSIEEAEAKARELSVMFIETSAKAGFNIKALFRKIAAALPGMETLSSTKQEDMVDVNLKSSNANASLAQQQSGGCSC